A genomic stretch from Chitinophagaceae bacterium includes:
- a CDS encoding oxidoreductase: protein MKQAIFFFFLSVACISLSAQTIQVLDSSQKASFRGLSVVNDNTVWVSGSNGTVGLSTNAGKNWKWMTVKGFEKRDFRDIEAFDENTAIVIAIAEPAQILKTTDAGEHWKVVFTDTAKGMFLDAMEFWNAESGIVIGDPINGKIFVARTFDGGEHWRGLPDAYYPTAETGEAMFASSGTNIRKLAKDEACFITGGTRSRLFIRDQKIDLPIIQGKESTGANSIAVWDKKTFVIVGGDFANAASTEKNCVLSKDGGKTFVAPTTPPLGYRSCVEYLSKTKLVTCGITGVDFSVDGGMNWKNISSQGFHVVRKAKKGKAVFLAGGRGKIGLLIPQLH from the coding sequence ATGAAACAAGCCATCTTCTTCTTTTTTCTTTCTGTTGCATGCATTTCGCTTTCTGCACAAACTATCCAGGTGCTCGACAGCAGTCAGAAAGCTTCTTTCCGTGGATTGAGCGTAGTGAATGACAATACAGTTTGGGTGAGTGGGAGTAACGGAACTGTTGGACTAAGCACCAACGCAGGAAAGAACTGGAAATGGATGACGGTAAAAGGATTCGAAAAAAGAGACTTCCGTGATATTGAAGCCTTTGATGAAAACACAGCCATCGTTATTGCCATTGCCGAACCAGCACAGATTTTAAAAACAACTGATGCTGGCGAACATTGGAAAGTGGTATTTACAGATACTGCAAAAGGAATGTTTTTAGATGCGATGGAATTCTGGAATGCGGAAAGTGGTATTGTTATCGGCGATCCCATCAATGGAAAAATATTTGTGGCCCGCACGTTTGATGGTGGTGAGCATTGGCGTGGATTGCCGGATGCTTATTATCCAACCGCTGAAACCGGTGAAGCTATGTTTGCCAGCAGTGGTACCAATATCAGGAAGCTGGCGAAGGATGAAGCGTGTTTTATTACCGGCGGAACAAGATCAAGATTATTTATCCGTGATCAAAAAATTGACCTGCCTATTATTCAGGGAAAAGAAAGTACCGGCGCTAATTCCATTGCTGTTTGGGATAAAAAAACATTTGTAATTGTTGGCGGCGATTTTGCGAATGCCGCATCCACAGAAAAAAACTGTGTGTTATCAAAGGATGGCGGCAAAACCTTTGTTGCTCCCACTACTCCACCGTTGGGTTACAGAAGCTGTGTTGAATATCTTTCTAAAACAAAACTGGTTACATGTGGTATTACAGGTGTTGATTTTAGTGTTGATGGCGGCATGAACTGGAAAAACATTTCCTCCCAGGGCTTTCATGTGGTACGCAAAGCAAAAAAAGGAAAAGCCGTTTTTCTCGCCGGTGGGCGGGGGAAAATTGGCTTGCTCATTCCTCAATTACACTGA
- the hutU gene encoding urocanate hydratase has protein sequence MVQTKYDPVKYKTPTGNKLSCKGWIQEAALRMLLNNLNPDVAERPDDLIVYGGRGKAARNFEALDNIIAALKILENDESLLIQSGKPVGILKTHKDAPRVLISNSQLVPNWANWKHFDELEKKGLMMYGQMTAGSWIYIGSQGIVQGTYETYGAIADKHFNGTLKGTLNVTAGLGGMGGAQPLAITMNEGVALIAEVEEWRIDKRIETKYLDEKHTSIDEAINAAVHYRREGMARSIGVVCNAIHLLDHLISRDIIPDTLTDQTSAHDPLIGYIPHTLTNEQANKLRQENPEEYIRHSYESMYLHVQLMLQLMDKGAITFDYGNNIRARAQEFESRQLAAGSSESSTNDSRLSAQGFKLGRCFAFPGFVPAYIRPLFCEGKGPFRWAALSGDPNDIAVTDELIMNMFPENKGMIRWMKMAQEKIAFQGLPARICWLGQGEREKAGQAFNELVRTGKVKAPIVIGRDHLDTGSVASPNRETESMLDGSDAVADWPILNALVNTAGGASWVSLHHGGGVGMGYSIHAGMVIVADGTDDAEQRLNRVLRNDPGMGVIRHADAGYEMAKQTAKQHHLDINEKLK, from the coding sequence ATGGTTCAGACAAAATATGATCCCGTTAAATATAAAACTCCCACAGGAAACAAACTCAGCTGCAAAGGATGGATCCAGGAAGCCGCATTGCGTATGCTGCTCAATAATTTAAATCCCGACGTAGCAGAACGTCCCGATGATTTGATTGTGTATGGTGGCCGTGGAAAAGCAGCAAGAAATTTTGAAGCATTGGATAATATCATTGCTGCATTAAAGATTTTAGAGAATGATGAATCATTATTAATTCAGAGTGGTAAACCAGTCGGCATTTTAAAAACACATAAAGATGCGCCAAGAGTTCTCATCAGTAATTCGCAACTCGTACCCAACTGGGCCAATTGGAAACATTTTGATGAGCTGGAGAAAAAAGGATTGATGATGTACGGACAGATGACGGCCGGATCATGGATCTACATCGGTTCACAGGGAATTGTGCAGGGAACTTATGAAACCTATGGTGCAATTGCAGACAAACATTTCAATGGAACATTAAAAGGAACCTTGAATGTTACCGCAGGTCTTGGAGGAATGGGTGGGGCACAACCTTTAGCTATCACCATGAACGAAGGTGTTGCATTAATTGCAGAAGTGGAAGAATGGCGGATTGATAAACGCATCGAAACAAAATACCTAGATGAAAAACATACAAGTATTGATGAAGCCATTAACGCTGCAGTGCATTACCGGAGAGAAGGAATGGCAAGAAGTATCGGCGTGGTATGCAATGCTATTCACCTGCTCGATCATTTGATTTCAAGAGACATTATTCCCGATACATTAACCGATCAAACAAGTGCACATGATCCGCTTATTGGATATATACCACATACATTAACTAATGAGCAGGCAAATAAATTACGACAGGAAAACCCTGAAGAATATATCCGGCATAGCTATGAAAGTATGTATCTCCATGTGCAGCTGATGCTTCAACTGATGGACAAAGGTGCCATCACTTTCGACTATGGAAATAACATCAGGGCAAGAGCGCAGGAGTTCGAAAGCCGGCAGCTGGCAGCCGGTAGTAGCGAGTCTTCTACTAACGACTCAAGGCTATCGGCTCAGGGCTTTAAGCTTGGCCGTTGCTTCGCCTTCCCCGGTTTTGTTCCGGCCTATATCCGTCCATTATTTTGCGAAGGAAAAGGTCCCTTTCGCTGGGCAGCTTTAAGCGGAGACCCAAATGATATTGCAGTAACTGACGAGCTCATCATGAATATGTTTCCCGAAAACAAAGGCATGATCCGCTGGATGAAAATGGCACAGGAAAAAATTGCTTTCCAGGGATTACCTGCACGCATCTGCTGGTTGGGGCAGGGCGAACGGGAAAAAGCAGGGCAGGCTTTTAACGAGCTTGTTCGTACTGGAAAAGTAAAAGCACCCATTGTTATCGGGCGTGATCATTTAGATACGGGTTCCGTTGCAAGTCCCAACAGGGAAACAGAATCTATGCTCGATGGAAGTGATGCAGTTGCCGACTGGCCCATATTAAATGCATTGGTGAATACAGCGGGCGGAGCCAGTTGGGTATCATTACATCATGGAGGTGGAGTGGGAATGGGTTACAGTATTCATGCAGGAATGGTGATTGTGGCAGATGGAACCGATGATGCAGAACAAAGATTAAACAGGGTGCTTAG
- a CDS encoding DMT family protein: MVRAILLLVASNVFMTIAWYGHLRYQNVPLWKVVLISWMIAFVEYCFMVPANRVGYQSGVNAFQLKMIQEVITLVVFGVFAVAYLKEPFHWKYILSFILLLGAVYFMFKK; encoded by the coding sequence ATGGTTCGTGCAATTCTTCTTCTGGTAGCATCCAATGTATTTATGACCATTGCATGGTACGGACATTTGCGTTATCAGAATGTTCCTTTGTGGAAAGTAGTACTCATCAGCTGGATGATTGCTTTTGTTGAATATTGTTTCATGGTTCCTGCCAACAGGGTAGGCTATCAAAGCGGAGTAAATGCATTTCAGTTAAAGATGATTCAGGAAGTAATTACCCTGGTTGTGTTTGGAGTGTTTGCAGTTGCCTATCTCAAAGAACCTTTTCACTGGAAGTATATTCTGAGTTTTATTTTGCTGCTTGGAGCAGTGTATTTTATGTTTAAGAAATAG
- the pyrR gene encoding bifunctional pyr operon transcriptional regulator/uracil phosphoribosyltransferase PyrR: MKTILSNEQLQLTIQRLSHQLIENHFPFTDTVFIGLQPRGYLLADRIVAAIQAIYPEKKLEYGKLDITFYRDDVHKELHVANQTTIRFNIENKNVILVDDVLYTGRTIRAGMDALLDFGRAAKVELCVLIDRRFNRQLPIQPDYTGKTIDSILSQKVIVDWEKPEVVLY, translated from the coding sequence TTGAAGACCATCTTATCAAACGAACAGTTACAATTAACCATACAGCGGCTCAGTCATCAACTGATCGAAAATCATTTTCCATTTACTGATACCGTTTTTATTGGTTTGCAGCCAAGAGGCTATTTACTGGCCGACAGAATAGTTGCCGCCATTCAGGCAATTTATCCCGAAAAGAAACTCGAATACGGAAAGCTGGATATCACTTTCTACAGAGATGATGTACACAAAGAATTGCATGTAGCCAATCAAACCACCATTCGATTCAACATTGAAAATAAGAATGTGATCCTGGTTGATGATGTGCTGTACACCGGCCGTACCATCCGTGCCGGTATGGATGCCCTGCTCGACTTTGGCCGTGCGGCAAAGGTTGAGCTCTGTGTGCTGATCGACAGGCGCTTTAACCGTCAGCTCCCCATTCAACCCGATTATACAGGAAAAACAATCGATTCCATCCTTTCGCAAAAAGTAATTGTCGATTGGGAAAAACCGGAAGTTGTGTTGTATTGA
- a CDS encoding DUF4382 domain-containing protein, with amino-acid sequence MKTVVKVLLAVTVLITFLLLSCKKESSQNVNKQKVSIYLTDNPVNFHAVNINILKVEVKVEVDSAGVQHEFWDSLIIRPGIYNILNFRNGVDTLFAQGYITKGEIKKIRITLGTGNSVMVDSVTYPLTLKKPQVIIDVDDISVINPNDIKLNLDFDACGSIIKINNNQFELQPKIRTFSDDHDGRIEGVVTPREAGAIVSVTFGNQTLLAIPERDGKFKIRGIKAGTVDLMVNATANGYRDTIIKNIIVGNKEVKLPTIVLRK; translated from the coding sequence ATGAAAACAGTTGTGAAAGTTTTGCTGGCAGTTACCGTTCTGATTACTTTTTTACTTCTCTCCTGTAAAAAGGAAAGTTCACAGAATGTCAATAAGCAAAAAGTGAGTATTTATTTAACTGATAACCCGGTCAACTTCCATGCAGTGAACATTAATATTCTGAAAGTGGAAGTAAAAGTAGAAGTAGACAGTGCGGGAGTTCAACATGAATTCTGGGATTCACTGATCATCCGTCCGGGCATTTATAACATCCTCAACTTCCGTAATGGTGTTGATACTTTGTTTGCACAAGGCTACATTACAAAAGGAGAAATTAAAAAAATACGCATTACACTTGGTACAGGAAATTCAGTAATGGTTGACAGTGTTACCTATCCGCTTACCTTAAAGAAACCACAGGTAATAATTGATGTGGATGATATTTCAGTTATCAATCCCAATGATATTAAGCTCAATCTTGATTTTGATGCATGCGGTTCAATTATAAAAATTAATAACAACCAGTTTGAACTGCAGCCTAAGATCAGAACATTTTCAGATGACCATGACGGACGCATTGAAGGTGTAGTTACACCACGTGAAGCAGGAGCAATTGTTTCAGTAACCTTTGGCAATCAAACTTTACTCGCTATACCTGAACGTGATGGTAAATTTAAAATCCGTGGAATAAAAGCCGGGACAGTTGATCTGATGGTGAACGCAACCGCAAATGGATACAGAGATACGATTATTAAAAATATTATTGTTGGCAATAAGGAAGTGAAACTGCCAACAATCGTTTTGAGAAAGTAA
- a CDS encoding aspartate carbamoyltransferase catalytic subunit → MQLSTRHLLGIKDLTAQDIQLILDTATQFKEVLQRPIKKVPSLRDVTIVNLFYENSTRTRISFELAEKRLSADTINFTASGSSAAKGETLLDTVNNILSMKVDLVVMRHSASGAPHFLAKHIPAAIVNAGDGINEHPTQALLDAFSIREKLGTLEGKKIAILGDIMHSRVALSNIYLLKKMGAEVTVAGPPTLIPKYLQEAFDVNVSYNIEETLRWCDVANVLRIQLERQNQPLFSSLREYNLAYGISRKLLDSLHKEIIIMHPGPINRGVELDSDVADSKQSIILQQVENGVAVRMAALYLLAGKRSEN, encoded by the coding sequence ATGCAACTATCTACTCGTCATCTGCTCGGCATTAAAGATTTAACGGCTCAGGATATTCAGTTAATCCTTGATACAGCTACTCAATTCAAAGAAGTTTTACAGCGTCCCATTAAGAAAGTGCCTTCACTTCGTGATGTAACCATTGTGAACCTGTTTTACGAAAACTCCACCCGTACCAGGATTTCGTTTGAACTGGCCGAAAAACGTTTAAGCGCCGATACCATCAATTTTACAGCTTCCGGATCTTCAGCAGCCAAAGGAGAAACCTTGCTGGATACAGTAAATAATATCCTCAGCATGAAAGTTGACCTGGTGGTAATGCGGCACAGTGCCAGTGGCGCTCCGCACTTTTTAGCCAAACATATTCCTGCGGCTATTGTGAATGCAGGCGATGGGATCAATGAACATCCTACACAGGCTTTGCTCGATGCATTTTCTATCCGTGAAAAATTAGGAACACTGGAAGGAAAGAAGATTGCCATCCTTGGTGATATCATGCACAGCCGTGTTGCACTCAGTAATATTTATTTATTGAAAAAGATGGGAGCTGAGGTAACAGTTGCCGGTCCGCCCACACTTATTCCAAAATATTTGCAGGAAGCATTTGACGTAAACGTATCGTACAATATTGAAGAAACATTAAGATGGTGCGATGTGGCGAATGTGCTGCGTATTCAGCTGGAGCGTCAGAATCAGCCATTGTTCTCTTCATTGCGTGAATACAATCTTGCATACGGCATCAGTAGAAAATTGTTAGATTCTCTTCATAAAGAAATCATCATTATGCACCCCGGCCCCATTAACCGTGGTGTGGAACTGGACAGTGATGTAGCCGACAGTAAACAATCCATCATTCTGCAGCAGGTAGAAAATGGAGTGGCTGTCCGTATGGCAGCATTGTATCTGCTTGCTGGTAAACGTTCAGAAAACTAA